AGCTTCTGTATCATGTTTTAAAAAAATAAAGCAATGGAAATAACCAAAAGATTATTGTTTCTGGATGATATAAGATACCCAATTGAAGCGTATCATTATACAAAGAAGGACATTTTCCTCAGAAAAGACTGGCATATCGTCCGGAATTACGAACAGTTTGTCAACAGGATTTTGGAAAAAGGACTTCCGGAAATGATTTCTTTTGACCACGACCTTGCCGATGAACATTATTTAAAACCGGATACCCTGGAGTTTGTTGAGAAAACAGGCTACGACTGTGCAAAATGGCTCATAGAATACTGTATGGATAACTATTTAGACTTACCAAAATTCTACTGCCACTCCATGAATCCCGTAGGAAAAGAGAATATTCTAAACCTATTAAAAAATTTTAAGAACCATTAAATTAATAACGGATTGAATTATAAGAATATTAAGATGAATTTCACTTTAAAATGTGCTGTCTATGAAAAATCTTTGATTTTTTCCTTAATTAAACTTAAAACTTACCAGAATCTTAATGGTTTAAAACAACATTAAAAACTAAAAAATGATTTTCAAAACATATAACGCTATAGAAAATGCTTACCAGGCCCGCGTGATCGATCAGATCAGGATTCAGGGTTTTGGGGATGAGGTTTTCATCGTACAGGAGAAGGTCCACGGTGCTAATTTCTCTTTCTTTACCGATGGAAAGGAAATTAAGATTGGAAAACGGACCGCTTTCATCGAAAAAGATGATAAATTTTATAACGCACATCAGATTTTGGAACGTTACAGAAAAAACGTAACCGATTTGTTCCATAAAGTAAAAACGCTGTTTCCGGATCTTGAAACCGTAGTCATCTATGGTGAATTGTTCGGCGGAGGCTACAAACATAAAGAGGTTGCACCCGTAAAAGATGCCGTAAAAGTACAGGCAGGGGTGGAATATGCACCTTATAACGAATTTTATGCTTTCGACATCAAGCTGAATGGAACCACTTATCTGGATACAGACAAAGCCAATCAGATTTTTGAGGAAACCGGATTTTTCTATGCTAAAATTCTATTCCAGGGAACTCTGGAAGAAGCTTTGAAGTACCCGAATGCCTTTAATTCAAAAATTCCGGGATGGCTTGGCCTTCCTGAAATAGAGGATAATAGGTGTGAGGGAACCGTGGTCAAAACTTTAAAAACCCGTTATTTTGGAAATGGAGCCAGGATTATTCTTAAAAATAAGAACGAAAAGTGGGTCGAAAAATCCAAAGTAGAGAGAAAAGAAAGGAAAACCATTCAAAAACAGGTCAATTTCAGTGAAAAAGCTCAGGAAATCTGGAATGAAATTCAGAAATACGCTACTGTTAACAGATTGAATAACGTAATGAGCAAGATCGGCGAATTTGAACCTAAAATGATGGGACAGGTAATTGGCCTTTTCTCACAGGATAT
This region of Chryseobacterium vaccae genomic DNA includes:
- a CDS encoding cyclic-phosphate processing receiver domain-containing protein; the encoded protein is MEITKRLLFLDDIRYPIEAYHYTKKDIFLRKDWHIVRNYEQFVNRILEKGLPEMISFDHDLADEHYLKPDTLEFVEKTGYDCAKWLIEYCMDNYLDLPKFYCHSMNPVGKENILNLLKNFKNH
- a CDS encoding RNA ligase, Rnl2 family; translation: MIFKTYNAIENAYQARVIDQIRIQGFGDEVFIVQEKVHGANFSFFTDGKEIKIGKRTAFIEKDDKFYNAHQILERYRKNVTDLFHKVKTLFPDLETVVIYGELFGGGYKHKEVAPVKDAVKVQAGVEYAPYNEFYAFDIKLNGTTYLDTDKANQIFEETGFFYAKILFQGTLEEALKYPNAFNSKIPGWLGLPEIEDNRCEGTVVKTLKTRYFGNGARIILKNKNEKWVEKSKVERKERKTIQKQVNFSEKAQEIWNEIQKYATVNRLNNVMSKIGEFEPKMMGQVIGLFSQDILTDLEKDFPGIFTAIEKDEQKRINKKLNSLAIDVIKEELMTLKV